The DNA window gtgtgtgtgtgcgcgcgcttgCATACCCTCCCACATAAGCAGTCCACGTGTTCATTGCTTGCATCATTTAAACATATTTACCACCCTCTACAATAAATCATACCTATGGTATCTGCCAGTGTGACACAAATCAGGGTTTTTAAGTGTTATGTTGCTGAATCACCTGCACTCCAAGATAGATCATTACTTTAGGAGAAGAACACTGATGACCTTTTTAATAACAAAATCGATTAATAGTATCTTTAGTGGCTAGCTGTCAGTTATGAACGATACCGGTCATTTTTTTGGTTCTGACAGTTTAAGTAGTCATTTTCCATTTCAGTATACGCTACGTTCAACAAATAACACCTTAAAAAGATATAGTGAGCCAAAGTGAATTGCTTGGTGGCAGTATAGTAGTCATTACCGGTCCCTAGATTTGAACTGAATGCAACAGTCGATCAAATAGAGGTCGAAATGTATGacgccccaccccacccccccccccccccttaccccccccccacccaaaaaaaaagaagaagaaaggaaaaaacCCAATAACTGTTACAACTGATGCGCAGCATTATatgcacaaatacatacattaagATCACTATGATAACGGTGGTTTTGACGCTATAATGGCGGCTACAGCTTGCTATTCAGAGACACAATGTATTTAAATAGATATACATGCACACGTTGAGGCgtattttactttgttttaattgtttcttgttgatTTGCTCCggtttgttttctgtgaggAGGAGGATCGGAATTCATGGGAAGGAACACAGATTGTTACTGCTGAACATGAACACAGAGCTATTTTAACAAAATAGTGCAATTTTGGGCAAACCCATGCTTAAAATGTGATGATATcttgattcagtggccatattGACTTGTTCCAGAAGCATTGCATCAGGCAAGAAGGTAATTGTTTTTCACATTACTAGCGCCGAATACAGCGTGATTACGTTTATTATTAGAAGTAACACAAGGAATAGCTTTTTTCGTCTGCAGAAAATACAATTATAGCATAAATTTATTTTCGGCCTAGTGTAACACTAATAatgcaaaaaagaaaacagtgAACTTTTACTTTCAGCTGAGTTGGCAACGTGACAGATAGTTTCCCCTTGTGCGCACTTTGATTAACGACGATTTTCTTCCCGCATTTAATTTCATCGTATGCtataattaccaaagtcattgtTAAGTTTTGGTTATTTTTCACGCATGCGGTTAATTTTTCATCTTTATTCGAAGGGTTCAGTGACAGGTTTATGCTCGTGTTAGTCTCAGGTCATGGCGAGAAAATGGCTGGGTGACGATTCATTGAATTTGTATATTACCGATCCATCTGCTTCAAAGTCAATTTCGTGGGGGCCCTATAATACAATTCCATGCGTACATAGAAGCTGGAAATGACGCTCTGGTATTTCATTTCATATTGAATTATACATTTACttaatatatatgtgtgtgtgtatttgtatacGTGTTTATTGTTATGCGTGTATGTAGATAttaatctatctatctatctatatcgaTATATCAATCTATCTATCGATATATCTATCGATATATCTATCGATATATAtatctatccatctatccatcaatctatttatatatatatatatatatatatatatatctatctatctatctctatatcaatctatctatttatctatatatatatatatatatctacctaTCTCttaatctatctatctatctttctatctatctatttatctatctatctatctatccatctatctatttccgtcgcgatataaccttgaatggttgaaaacgacgttaaacaccaaataaagaaagaaagaatctatCTATTTGTACACTCTGGAAGCTGTTTCGTAAACGTTTTCTTGTGTTGTTTGGAACACTTGTCCAGTTTAGGGAGTGGTTATAAACTCCTCTCTGCGACGGTTTTCATCACACTGTAAGCACCAAAACAGTGTTTGTTTACCTTAGGTGCTCTACCTTGGTAGATGTAACTGGCAGTCTTCTCTCCTTTTTCGTGTCTGATATAATTGTGACGAAAAGAATAACTACTTTTTCCCTGACCTGACCTGCATCGTGACTTAATTATGCCTTTGAGTGATACATCATTTGGCCTTGGTATATGACACTTTAATGTTTTCCAATTGTTTAACACTTTTCTAGATGTGTGCTTATTGTTAAACCGAGCCAACAGGCAAATTCATTTGTTTGGACTGAGTGGAATTTGCCTCGATTCCGAAATCAGCGATACTTTTTTTGCAACGATAGCAGTGCCATAGAAGCCAAAGCCCGTGTGATCAACAAAGAGAAGCAGTCTAGGGCAATAGGATATCTTGGTGGAAGAGGTCAACACGTGTTAGAAGAGAGAAAAGTTATGAAAAATATTCATGCATAAGCACAGTACAGTATATGTATTCTACAAACCACCAATTGCGTATGCACATGCACGAGACAACTGCAGACTCAAGGCATATATTGTCCCGTTAAGAGCAGCGCATATGCACAGCTAGGAGGTCTACAATTTAGTATATTCTACAACATGTGCCCCTTTTTCAAGTCAAGCATCTCAACagtattagttatcgttagatttgaccgtgatatcaacatttatcagtctgaatgtcgagaaagctgaaatcatatcagatcgaggcgggagccgagatctgatatgattcagcctttcgagacattcagactgataaatgttgatatcacggtcaaatctaacgataacgattttatcgcattcgaTTTCGGAACAGTAGGAACCATTAACCTGTGTCTCAAGAAGTCGGGCAAACACAAGGAATGGCTACTGCCatgttggaaatgttggatttgtctttttctgctttcgCACTGAACTTCGttgctcttacttttatttttcagtaacagtttctttttctcagacaaaaaTAACGCATTTAAAATGcaaacagaacaaaaatatacggtCTAAACAGATCACAAGCAAAGGCTAACAAGTTCAGTGGAGTTGGAAGGAACAGCGAAGTACGAAAGTCCCAGTTACTTTATCAGTCCGGCGTAGACTTTTTGACTGcgatttggcaattctgaacAATGGGATGAACTGAAGTGCGCCAGGCTGTATCAGTGAAGTCATCTGGCTCATTTTGTGTGTCCAATAAAGCTTCCAGGTATTTGTCGGCGTCGACGGACTGAATAATAATGTTGTCGAAGCTCAGTCCAACAGAGTGCAGACGACacatccaaaatggcgtcctccGAAGGCGCTGTAACTGTGTGAAACTGAAAGATGCCTGGGGTTGATGTTGTATGGCTACGACTAAGAAGGGCGGAGAATGATTCATGCAGGTGCAAACTGTTTAAATCGCCTGCTTATTTCCTGCCTGTTTGTGAGTGATGTGCGCTGAAACACTGTAAGAGATCTCACAGTTTTCTGAGTACTGGTACTTTCAAGGTCAGCCTTCTTTATGGCTGTTCCAACCACCTCAGTCGGTAAGATTGTAACATGTTTTTCTACTGCTTCTCTGTTAAAGCTGGGTGGGAGAAGTTGTTTTTTCGTCATTGCACAGCTTACTCTTTCTGGTGCAGttactttccttttataaaTTTGGGATTTTAAAAGCAGGGAGACATTTGTTTCCTTCAGGTGAAATTTGTTTCTTCAAAACTAAAATTCATAAACTACTTCCTGCACACtatcaattgatatacagttcctagttgaccaatgacaacagctgcttttgtcatgtgatcagtaaaaatgcgataaaAAGTAATATACCTTCTAAAtatacttgtttctttgttggcTGTGCAATTGTATCGAATGAATGACACAGGTGTTTTTCTTATTGCTCGCGTTCTCGAGTTGTTTGTCATACCGTTGTACGTTAGCAGCAGTGTTAAGAATGTAGAATTGTGATTTTGTACTATGAATGGGTTTGTCTCCCTTCATTTATCTTcaactattcacacacacacacacacacacacacgcacacgcacacacacacaccaaataaaaaaacacacatgcacacctaTATAGGGAGGCAAAAGTCCCCTCCGCCCTTATTAAACGTTTAGTACTTACTTCATGAATAAAAAGCAAACTTTGTTTAATGTGCGAGACttagcgtgtatgtgtgttagctgcatctgtgtgtttgtgtgcctaCGTGTGTGCGTCCTTTCGCgcgcgaatgtgtgtgtgtgtgggtgtgggtgtgggtgtgtgtctgtttgtataagagagagagagagagagagagagagagtgggtgggtgggtgtgtgtttgtgcgtgtgcgtaagtgtatgtgtgtgtgtatgtgtatttgtttgtaaaggtgtgtatgtccgtctgtctatatgtgcgtatgtgggtgtgttttgtgtgtatgaagtgtgtgtgagagagtgagtgagtgtgtaggtgggtaacttggggtgtgtgtgtgtgtgtgtgttcgtgtgtgtgtgtgtttgagagagagagaggtttgtctttcgctggggtatgcagtgccttggcgttgcacatctacttaattttttgTATAAATCTCATTAATATTGAATTTATGATGAGAGTTTCAAAAATGATTGCAATGTAATAAATTCCATAGATATattatgtttactctaaaaatgtgcttaaacaaagaaaaatcagTCCTTCACATGCTTCGCGGATACCAGTGCTACCCGTCTAGTTCCACGAGTTTCTGCTCGCAAAGCCTGTCTAGTCTCGGTGATAACTGATCCGGGATTCTCATTGGTAATAATTAAGTTTAAGACCAATAGATtgacttttgttctttcttttttaattcGCTTAACCGGACTTAATATTTTACTGCCAATGTTTTGTCATCAAACTCGTACAAGTCGGACAGACACGATGCACTCACCGCGATTTGACTGTTTGTTCTCAACAGCCGTGAGTCTGCCTTCAGCGGCATTCAGTCTGGTACTAGCTTCAATTTTATCCTCAGTCAGTGCGTTCTTTGTAGCGACGAGTTCACTTTGTAGTGTCTGTATTGTGTTGGCCTGCTGTTCAAACAAGGCGTGCAGACCAGACAGGCTGACATCGTCTGCACGCTTCTCTCGATGTAGTTTGTTTTTCATGTCTTTGCAGTCTACTTGCAATAAAACAGCCAGGACCACAAGCAGAAGTAGCATCATCGTTTTGTTTAGTAGCGTCACTTGGAAGAGAAGGACACAGATAAAGTGTTATGCCGACTGACAATCTCAAACACAGAACTTTGGTGTGCTTGCACCAAGACGTGACAGCCGTATGATTATGATGCTTAACTCACAGTTTGTAGCCACAGCAGTAAACGCCCCAGAATTCTTGCGTCAGGTTGATACAGTGGAGATACAGTGGAGATGTTAACACTATTTTAGCACTGATTCCAGTGTCAACACGTGCCGGTCAGATATGTATTAACTGTGCTGTAGAACGCCGTTTGAACGGGGATTCTAATTAAAAACATCAATACTGTAAATGTTACACAGCGAAATTGACCcctatcatcatcagcagcagcaacagcggcggcgacagcagcagcagcaacctGAATAggcagggtgttgatttttggtatgtaacCAAGGGGAGGCCGGGAAGTTCTTATCCcaactaaaaaaaaatccagCTCTGAGATGTTGAGCCgaacacgggaaggagtgtgtctataatatgtgaccctccaccacgaaatgagtcgcatgtcacctcgcgcggttctgcgcaagGCTTAATATGAGTCCGCGGAGTGTCTGggaacagtgtgagggtcaccttagtcacaggcttataactcaaacagtgttcgttcttttctaaaacggttttcaccactggatagagcataaaaaactctttaggaaaatgtaaaaatatgaaaatcatgcaaaggggacatgcgactcatttcgtggtggagggtcacatatatataaacTTAAAGACATGCCAACACTTCAGAGACTGGCTGATTATTGTGCATAGTGGatatgattgtgttgttgaattGATTTTGTAAGGGACATCACAGAGTGCATGTAGACATGATTGCTTGTTTTCTgatatgtgttcaaagtgaaaTAATGCGCTCATTCAACGTGAAAGACTGAACAGATATTTGGTGGTGAACAAGATTATATAAGCGGGAAGGACGTTTACTTTAAACAAACGATCTTGCATTCTAGCAACGCGCATATGTAGCCGCTATCTTTGCCACAAGTAAGCTATTAATGTTGAAAATAATCTCCCCCTAGTTTGCTCTCGGCTTAACCGGTTTCATTTTCACGTAAATCGACGTTACACCCAGTGCTGAACGCGTTCGTCTCAGTCGTGATTTTTGTTCAACAGCGATGAAGTTGCTCTTGCTTCTACTAAGCCTTACGGTGATGGCATCAGCAAAGCCGTCAGCAGGCAACGATCATTCACGAGTGAGACGCACTGATGACGTCAGTTTGTCCACTTTGCAAAATCTGCTGGATCGCCAGGCCAGTTTCATACAGACGCTACAGAGTGAGCTGACCGCTATGAAAAACGACCTTAGCGCTACGAAGAACACGCAAGTAGCCACTGTCAGCAAACTGAATGCTGCCGAAAGTCGACTTCACTTTCTTGAGAGCCACCAGTCAGCTGCGCGTAAGttaataaataatttattatgtGTGAATCGGGGGGAAATCTTCGAGGATGCTAACCCTTTCAGTATAGCTGCAACTGGCAATTAACTACAGAGGCGGTTACATTGTTCTTATGCAAAAGGCTTTTGACGTACCGGATAATTTCAGGACTCGCACACCATAAGTTGTCTTATCGTATTTTCTCTTTCATCAACAGTTGGATTTACCGTTCAATTAGCCAACGACCCTGTGGATATCGGGCCTAAAGGAACGCTAAAGTTCGACCACTTCGTAACCAGCCTTGGGGGAGGCTATGACGCACACACAGGAATTTTCACCGCGCCAGTTTCCGGGCTCTACGTCTTTTATTTGACCATCATGAGCAGCAACGGTCACTATATCGAAGTTACTCTGGTCAAGGAAGGAGTGTCTCTGGACACAGCACACGCCGGGGCGACTGATAGTCATAATTTCTACGACCAAGGGAGCCTACTAGTGACGGTGCATCTCAACAAAGGGGAACAGGTGTGGAACGAACGGGCTGGTGGAGATTCGACTATCGTGAGAGGAAGTTTCTGGACCGTCTTCTCTGGCTACCTTATTCATGCTGGCTGATATATTTATATAGTTACCACACTTTGAGGCATACTCGTAAACACAAAGCAACACTAATCAAATTGCTCCAAGAACTGTTCAGTTGGGTGGGAAGTTTGGAAtaaccacacaccaggaatacttGAAAATCAAGGTTTTTAACGAATTTTAAGAAAAGAAAGGTAAGCtcatggaacgtttaatttactGTTGACTAATAAACTTAGTTGTTGAACATGTTCGAGTGTATCATTGCAGGCGTGTCTTACTCAGAGCACAGTGAATGTCCATTGGGCTTCTTAAGGTTAATTTCGCTAGATTACCCCTCCAAAAACGATACTTTATCTTGAATGGAAAATGACTGGACTATGGTTTGATATAGCTGTCAACATACTCAGCACAAACATCTAGGTTTGCATCAAACCTCCCCCTTAAATTGTATGCAccgatttttctttcttcttttttttgttttttgtttttgtttgtttatttttatttgtttgtctctGTTTTGTGGGTTTACATGAcatttgttattttattttctcgAGTGTAGAGCTACTACAATGGTCCCCATACTATAACAAAAAATCAGCCAGTAGCTTACTGCTGTTTTAAAGTATAATGCACCCAAGGGAGATAAGTGTTACCTGTAGCCTacaactacatgtatacgtaaGTTCATAAACGGATCGACACAGATGAAGAtagtcttttatgttttattgcgCTTTGTCTATTTGTCGGCTTTTTTGTATTCGTCGGTGGAGAGATacgtttctctgtgtgtgtgtgtgtgtgtgtgtgtgtgtgtgtgtgtgtgtgtgtgtgtgcgtgtgcgcgcgtgtgtgtgtgtgtttgtggctgcgtgtgtgtgtgtggtagtggtGTTTGGCTGTCACTGTTtgtatttcacacacacacacacacacacactcatctcTTCGCCGACGAATACAGCcgacaaatacacagacacatacgcacatacacacacgcaaacacacacggcTGTCACTGTctatctttcacacacacacacacacacacacacacacacacacacacacacacacacacatgttttaaATTATGAGCGTTACACAGTGCACGTTCTTGTAATTGTTTAAAAGTGATGTCTCTGTTATTAAGCACCTACGTGTATTTTACAACCTTTCACCATGCATGTGATAGACTTAGAAAACAATATGATTAAAACTGTAATGCGAAATGCAAATGAAGGTACACTTGCCATCAATGCAAGAACTGTACACACTACACGGTTtcgtttattaaaaaaaacgaCAATCAATATCATCATCCTGATTAtcaccattatcatcatcatcattattatcatcaccGTATATTTTACACGCAGAGTGTTTACATTACAAGCATGTTTATGGCACTGTTCAATcgtaaaaggaaaacaaaagaaTGTAAAACAAGCAAGCGAACAAAATAcgacaaaatcaaacaaacatgaAACCAAACCTACTCTTGAATATTAATAACGACAGATAGTTTTACCTACTATGACAAAGACATAAGACATCAGATAagataatgtatcgattggtcattggatttcccttctttgagccatgtgacgtcagaggcctacaaaacttcatatttgggcgtttcaggttaaccgaaacttcaaaggaactactaACTTCATTATTTGGGACACGCGGATTAACCCATAGATCAAAACACACGTCTGccaaactgtaaaaatgaagcgatttgcagatctatctcgggaagaaattgaaaacaaaagacgACTTTTAACTCCGATCGAATACCAACACACTTCAGCTGAACAAAAGATGAACATGGGAGACACCCTCCATCAGCATATTGCATGCTGCAGGCAACACACAACTCCAAGTTTTGCCGCGGCCAAATTCAAACCCCTCTCGAAGTTCACTCAGCTCTGTCGCACACACAGCCACCGGCCGAGTCGATATGCGATGGGCAAGTAGTTTCGACATGTCCTTTGAATATATGAATTTCTTCCTCAGTGCAGAAAATGAACCTGACATGCCACCATCCACGACAATGCAAGTTCTGCCTACTTTCCACAACAGTACCATAAACAACTTGAACATCACAATAACAAAATAAGACCAAACGTGTTGATTGTCTCTGCTGTTAACCCCACAAGCTAACTCAATGAACTCGTCCAGTCTTGATCGCGAGACAGGGTGACGACAAGTGTGTACAACAGTCACTGACACTGACGGTGCAAAGAGATGTAGCAATTTAATTGATGTTTTATTTGATGTTCGTGAATTTTCCGTTCCTTTGATTATGTTCTGAACAAAATGTTGCGATAATCAAATATTTTAATGTTAATTGAAGGAGTCAAATAAACTTTACTAGTTGCACTATTTTTGTGGCGCATTGAAGTGTATGTGTTTGGTGAAAACAGGTGtccttagtgtgtgtgtttgattgcatgtgtgtgtgcttgttcaatcgtcaaaacaacaacaaagtgatcagtacctgaaaggaattcgatcaatacataaatgttatttgcgtttttgaccaaaatatgacattttacacagatctcgacagtcgactgtctcgatctgtgtaaaatgtcatacgttggtcaaaaacgcaaataacgtataatgttttgtccatacaattaaatGGATGGAAAAAGGGTGGTTTATCTCTGAAAAAGTCTGTGTTCAAGTAAGATAACTCTGGAGAGCAGCAACTGTGACAAGGGGGACTACTGTGTGCATTAGCTTGTCACAGTAGTGTTGATGCCTGAACATATCATCACAGATAATCAGTATGCGAAAAAACAAGCAGTTTAATCAAAAGCCCCATTCCTCTGCAGCCATTTAATATTTCTCCTTCTATGGTTTCGTGAAGATGATTTTCGCCTTGGTGTTTACATATTCTAAAACGAATGTAAAAATATAGACATAGACAAAGCAAacttttgaagaagaaaagctCGGGTGTGGGGTATCACAGCATctataccgagaggcataaattccgcaaacggaactttaaaaaatcacaaaaaatcaactcagtggtgaatgttttcaatgtttgaatattttatttattggccattttagtgtttataaaccttcgcttaattgattttgaatagaacatcatgaaatgacaatttttcaaaaaaagtgactgagtccaagcgcaatgatttcggaaaacgttcagtgttcatcacgttcaatgctttggccagctttaagcatcccaatcgcttgctgtctctctccttcatcaagtcgtggcatgattgcgatatctggatacagccaaacagccagttgcattttatagggccatacactatcttttttacgttattgtctcccgttcagcccattgtctttattagcacagtgagctgtggctggatcagcaatactgcaaagcgcacgctgacagcgtgaaacatttgctccaacactcaagatgtcaactacaaattacaggttcaatctgattttcgtttcagagcaaaatcgttcaatgcactatttgcagaatttatgcctttcacacacacacacacacacatatatatatacgactagtgtctgtctgtctgtctgtctgttcgcgatgcacggccaaagttatcggtggatctttttcaaatttggacaccgtattcagctacaccccggacacaacctcatcgatgagatatttcaacacgtgctctcagcgcgcagcgctgtgcgcgctgaaccgatttttttttggttttttttgtttgttgttgtcgggatccactaccagtaactcttccttatcttctccagtgttttcagccgcgattatctcccttcctccgtttggcgtcaatccatattcccgttactacgttactatttttagaaggtcactgcacgttactatttttagaaggtctccagtgttttgcgcgtttatctccttgccggcgaagccggcgggtcccaggcgcagcctggcattcggctctacttcttcccggcgaagcgggtaatcatctagtcagacaatatacaacaacaaacgtaagaatactctctctctctctctctctctctctctctctctctctctctctctctctctctctctctctctctctctctctctctctctctctctctctctctctctctctctctctctctctctcctgcagAAGACTTAATGATGTCGTAAATAAAACAAGTCACTTAAAGGGAAATCAATTTGTGGCAAATATGTGGGCCTTACAGAATGAAAATGTACATGCCATTACATTTGTTTGTTGCCAAGATAAGTAAATGGTGGGTTGGCCGAAACCCTGAACCCAAGACAGTGATGCATGACTCATTGTCTTAATAAGACAAGCTATATGTACCGCATTTGCATAAAACAAGTTTTCTCGATTTTTGTTCGTTTTCGTTTGCTTGCTTTCAATTAACacacaaaatatgtatacattttAAATTTAGGAGATACAAAATGCCAAACAATCGTTTTTAAATTTGTTAGCTTccgattttaatccaaattttAATGAACAATGTAATCAATTAACGTTTAAGCTTCCGAGTTGGAATGCAATCCCAAtgtccggactgagtcaaagaatgtttggccacaatttcaatcaatgtgattgaaaaataaTGGGCGACAGTTTTTTTTAATgccgatatgacgtcatgaatggcatttaaaaaaaaacacaattcgGTGGATACCATCTGGAAGATCAGTCTattagtcacacacacacacacagacacacacacagatacacacacagacaaacacacacacacacagacagacagacacacacacatacgcgcacacacccacacacccacacacacacacacacacacacacacacagacaaacacacacacacacacacacacacacacaccgtcaccctcgtcttgattatACCAGTCTCTCTCAACACGTTTAGTCacaacttgattaaatgtaaaaggAGTTACACAGGACTCATCACAAAAAAACGTCTATTTGACAATCGCTTCCGATGAAAAATAAAAcgggcatttaagtctccaatcTACCCTTGGAATACAAAATAACATCAAAATAGGTAACTCCTTGgaatacaaaataaaatcaaaatagGTAACTCGCTCAAATGACGCATCCCaaacaaaaaaagggggggggggggaggggggggggggggggggtagtttgcccacaatcgatgtcaaacgcaccataagaccatataatgacgatatgtcaccatgcgcggaccataatacatgcattacagcttgttctagcctctgaaaaagtgaggatgtcaacaaagccgcggtgttagctcccttgcatcaacgttacatgtgttgccaaatctataaataggaccatctagatcaaaataaaaattcaaatatctcaacatttaagggctcctagaccacaatattttgcagggaacttaatttagtctgtctccagctctgggtaaagcaattatcGTGTATATTCATTAacataagcattatgcttgagTGTGGATTCTGCATCATGAATACCAGATATTGTATATATGTCACGATATTAAAGTTATGCAAAGTTTTGCTTAAACCTACCATCACACTTCAACACTAAGCGTGTATTCGTACTTGAACTGTGCTTGAATTTGCACCATACGTAACCATGGACGCGAACAGAGATTTAAACGATGGCATATCACTTTTGCACGTTTGAATAATTGTATGTTTTTTGTGCTTGGAATTTTCTCTGTGTGACCTGTTATCATATGTGTTCCTCCATCAGTCATTTTAGGTgtgatgattgattgatagtgtgtttacatgtacaaagtagAAGTTTACTAATTCACTAGTTTACTGTGCAAAATTCCGATACCCTTTACTCAGGATTCCGTACTTGTTTCAGAAATGAACACATAACGGCTTATTTCGTTTGTCATTTCTTACCTTAGTAATTAGTAATTACCATATACAACGTTCTTATCACACTATTTACAGCGGTTTTTCTTCGTGGTAGACTCCACACAGTGTGTCTTTAAAATCAGGCCGTAAAGTATTgtaatgtgtttttttttatttttttagaattGTAATATTAAGTTGCATACAGTACCAGGATTTTGCCTATATCAGTCAGGTCATACTGTCATTATTTCCTTATGTAGGTAATGAAATA is part of the Littorina saxatilis isolate snail1 linkage group LG6, US_GU_Lsax_2.0, whole genome shotgun sequence genome and encodes:
- the LOC138968603 gene encoding hibernation-associated plasma protein HP-27-like; this translates as MKLLLLLLSLTVMASAKPSAGNDHSRVRRTDDVSLSTLQNLLDRQASFIQTLQSELTAMKNDLSATKNTQVATVSKLNAAESRLHFLESHQSAALGFTVQLANDPVDIGPKGTLKFDHFVTSLGGGYDAHTGIFTAPVSGLYVFYLTIMSSNGHYIEVTLVKEGVSLDTAHAGATDSHNFYDQGSLLVTVHLNKGEQVWNERAGGDSTIVRGSFWTVFSGYLIHAG